The following are encoded together in the Marmota flaviventris isolate mMarFla1 chromosome 18, mMarFla1.hap1, whole genome shotgun sequence genome:
- the LOC114106804 gene encoding cocaine esterase-like codes for MCLHQLPAWLIIVAYGLLMLPIQGQGQDSVSPIRMTHTGQVRGSLGHVKETDVGVHTFLGIPFAKPPVGPLRFVAPEPPEAWSGVRDGTSHLAMCLQNADAMNIEALNLGSTNLPPIPMSEDCLYLSIYAPAHAREGSNLPVMVWIHGGGLVMGSTSMFDGSILAVIENVLVVSIQYRLGVLGFFSTGDQHATGNWGYLDQVAALHWVQQNIAHFGGNPNQVTIFGGSAGGTSVSAHVVSPMSQGLFHGAIMESGVALLPGLITSSSKDVSTMVANLSACEQVESEALVSCLRGKSEQEMLAITKPFKMIPAVVDGAFLPRHPQELLASADFQRVPSIIGVNNDEYGWLLPMFLGPPEIQKDVDRETMRAVLQRISAQMMKLPAECADLLMEEYMGDNEDPHTLRLQFQEMMADFMFVMPALQVAHDQSSHAPVYFYEFQHPPSIIKDMRPPHVKADHGDEFIFVFGSFINGFRVVLTEEEELLSRRMMKYWANFARNGNPNREGLSHWPLFDQDQQYLQLDIQPAVGQALKAHRFQFWTKTLPQKIQELKEVEDKHTEH; via the exons ATGTGCCTGCATCAACTTCCTGCCTGGCTCATCATTGTGGCCTATGGGCTCCTGATGCTCCCCATCCAGGGCCAGG GCCAGGACTCAGTCAGCCCCATCCGGATGACTCACACTGGGCAGGTGCGGGGCAGCCTCGGTCACGTGAAGGAAACTGATGTGGGGGTCCACACCTTCCTGGGAATTCCCTTTGCCAAGCCACCTGTAGGACCACTGCGATTTGTAGCCCCTGAGCCACCTGAAGCTTGGAGTGGTGTGAGGGATGGGACCTCCCACCTGGCCAT GTGTCTGCAAAATGCAGATGCGATGAATATAGAGGCTCTGAACCTAGGGAGTACAAACTTGCCTCCCATCCCCATGTCAGAGGACTGCCTGTACCTCAGCATCTACGCGCCTGCACATGCCCGAGAGGGCTCTAACCTGCCT GTGATGGTCTGGATCCATGGTGGTGGCTTGGTGATGGGCTCAACTTCCATGTTTGATGGTTCTATTCTGGCAGTCATTGAAAATGTACTGGTGGTCAGTATTCAGTACCGCCTGGGAGTTCTGGGCTTTTTCAG CACTGGAGACCAGCATGCCACTGGCAACTGGGGCTACCTGGACCAAGTGGCCGCCCTACACTGGGTCCAGCAGAATATCGCCCACTTTGGAGGCAACCCTAATCAAGTCACCATTTTTGGTGGATCTGCAGGTGGCACTAGTGTGTCCGCACATGTGGTGTCTCCAATGTCCCAAGGACTCTTCCATGGTGCCATCATGGAGAGTGGGGTGGCCCTGCTGCCTGGCCTCATCACCAGCTCATCTAAAGATGTCTCCACA ATGGTGGCCAACCTGTCTGCCTGTGAGCAAGTAGAGTCAGAGGCCCTGGTGAGCTGCCTGCGGGGCAAGAGTGAACAGGAAATGCTGGCTATTACCAAG CCCTTCAAGATGATTCCTGCTGTGGTGGATGGGGCCTTCCTACCCAGGCACCCCCAGGAGCTTCTGGCCTCTGCTGATTTTCAACGTGTTCCAAGCATCATTGGTGTCAACAATGATGAGTATGGCTGGCTCCTTCCCATG TTCTTGGGCCCACCTGAAATCCAGAAAGACGTAGACAGAGAGACCATGCGAGCTGTTCTGCAGAGAATATCAGCACAGATG ATGAAGTTGCCTGCTGAATGTGCTGACCTATTGATGGAGGAGTACATGGGAGACAACGAGGACCCCCACACCCTCCGACTCCAGTTCCAGGAGATGATGGCAGACTTCATGTTTGTGATGCCAGCACTCCAAGTAGCACATGATCAGA GCTCCCATGCTCCTGTCTACTTCTATGAATTCCAGCATCCGCCCAGCATCATTAAGGACATGAGGCCTCCACATGTGAAGGCTGACCATGGTGACGAGTTCATCTTTGTCTTTGGATCCTTCATTAATGGCTTCAGAG TTGTGCTcactgaggaggaggagctgcttaGCAGGAGGATGATGAAGTACTGGGCCAACTTTGCTCGAAATGG GAACCCCAACAGAGAGGGCCTATCCCACTGGCCACTGTTCGACCAGGACCAACAGTACCTGCAGCTGGACATCCAGCCTGCTGTGGGCCAGGCCCTGAAGGCACACAGGTTTCAGTTCTGGaccaagaccctgcctcagaagATCCAGGAGCTAAAGGAGGTGGAGGACAAGCACACAGAACACTAG